The following coding sequences lie in one Sorex araneus isolate mSorAra2 chromosome 4, mSorAra2.pri, whole genome shotgun sequence genomic window:
- the ZNF768 gene encoding zinc finger protein 768, which produces MEREASPWGLEPRDVQSPDEMGSPEGSLKGNRSENEEEEISQQEGTGDYEVEEIPFGLDPQSPGFEPQSPEFEPHSPRFEPESPGFESRSPGFVPPSPEFAPRSPESDSQSPEFEHGSPRYEPRSPGYEPRSPGYEPRSPGYEPRSPGYEPRSPGYEPRSPGYEPRSPGYESQSPEYETQNAEFKSQSPEFEAESSKFQESAETLLSSEEKTPLSIPLGGHPLDSFTQGFGEQPTEGLPLGPPFEMPTGTLLSTPQFEMLQNPLGLSGPLRGPGRRGGRARGGQGPRPNICGICGKSFGRGSTLIQHQRIHTGEKPYKCEVCSKAFSQSSDLIKHQRTHTGERPYKCPRCGKAFADSSYLLRHQRTHSGQKPYKCPHCGKAFGDSSYLLRHQRTHSHERPYSCPECGKCYSQNSSLRSHQRVHTGQRPFSCGICGKSFSQRSALIPHARSHAREKPFKCPECGKRFGQSSVLAIHARTHLPGRTYSCPDCGKTFNRSSTLIQHQRSHTGERPYRCAVCGKGFCRSSTLLQHHRVHSGERPYKCDDCGKAFSQSSDLIRHQRTHAAGRR; this is translated from the exons ATGGAACGGGAGGCGTCGCCGTGGGGCCTCGAGCCACGGGATGTGCAAAGCCCTGACGAAATGGGGAGCCCCGAAGGGTCCCTGAAAG GCAATAGGAGTgagaatgaggaagaggaaaTTTCTCAGCAAGAAGGCACTGGAGACTATGAGGTTGAAGAGATACCTTTTGGGCTTGACCcccagagccctgggtttgagccacaAAGCCCTGAATTTGAACCCCACAGCCCCAGGTTTGAACCCGAAAGCCCAGGTTTTGAGTCCCGAAGCCCTGGGTTTGTGCCCCCAAGCCCCGAATTCGCACCCAGAAGCCCCGAATCTGATTCTCAGAGCCCTGAGTTTGAACACGGCAGCCCTAGATATGAGCCTCGAAGCCCTGGGTATGAACCGCGCAGCCCGGGGTATGAACCGCGCAGCCCGGGATATGAGCCCCGCAGTCCAGGGTATGAACCCCGTAGCCCGGGGTATGAGCCCCGAAGCCCAGGGTATGAGCCCCGCAGCCCAGGGTATGAATCTCAGAGCCCGGAGTATGAAACCCAGAATGCAGAATTCAAATCCCAGAGCCCTGAGTTTGAAGCTGAAAGTTCCAAATTCCAGGAAAGTGCAGAAACACTGCTGAGTTCTGAGGAAAAGACCCCCTTGAGCATCCCCCTGGGAGGCCACCCCTTGGACTCCTTCACCCAGGGCTTTGGGGAGCAGCCCACAGAGGGTTTGCCTCTGGGTCCGCCCTTTGAGATGCCCACGGGGACCCTGCTGTCTACACCCCAGTTTGAGATGCTCCAGAATCCCCTCGGCCTGTCGGGGCCGCTGCGGGGACCAGGTCGAAGagggggccgggccaggggcGGGCAGGGTCCTCGGCCGAACATCTGCGGCATCTGTGGGAAGAGCTTTGGGCGGGGCTCCACCCTGATCCAGCACCAGCGCATCCACACGGGGGAGAAGCCCTACAAGTGCGAGGTGTGCAGCAAGGCCTTCTCGCAGAGCTCCGACCTCATCAAGCACCAGCGCACCcacacgggcgagcggccctACAAGTGTCCTCGTTGTGGCAAGGCCTTCGCTGACAGCTCTTACCTGCTTCGCCACCAGCGCACTCACTCTGGTCAGAAGCCCTACAAGTGCCCACACTGTGGCAAGGCCTTCGGCGACAGCTCCTACCTCCTGCGGCACCAGCGCACCCACAGCCACGAGCGGCCCTACAGCTGCCCCGAGTGTGGCAAGTGCTACAGCCAGAACTCCTCCCTGCGCAGTCACCAGAGGGTGCACACCGGCCAGAGGCCCTTCAGCTGCGGCATCTGTGGCAAGAGCTTCTCGCAGCGCTCGGCACTCATCCCGCATGCCCGCAGCCATGCCCGGGAGAAGCCCTTCAAGTGCCCTGAGTGCGGGAAGCGCTTCGGCCAGAGCTCGGTGCTGGCCATCCACGCCCGCACCCACCTGCCGGGCCGCACCTACAGCTGCCCTGACTGCGGCAAGACCTTCAACCGCTCCTCCACGCTGATTCAGCACCAGCGCTCGcacacgggcgagcggccctACCGCTGCGCCGTCTGCGGCAAGGGCTTCTGCCGCTCCTCCACGCTGCTGCAGCACCACCGGGTGCACAGCGGGGAGCGGCCCTACAAGTGCGACGACTGTGGCAAGGCCTTCTCCCAGAGCTCCGACCTCATCCGCCACCAGCGCACCCACGCGGCCGGCAGGCGCTGA